A region from the Desulfuribacillus alkaliarsenatis genome encodes:
- the hemW gene encoding radical SAM family heme chaperone HemW, with the protein MKLSDIALYIHIPYCVQKCYYCDFASYANSEATIDVYIEALENELIELTKVAPEISARTIFIGGGTPTVLNANQLQRLFKILYKYINLEHAIEFTIEANPGTITVDKLAVLKSNKINRISLGVQSFQEQELQALGRIHNVNTVYETIALLKANGFNNINLDLMYGLPHQTIESWMNTLKAAISLKPTHISMYNLKIEEHTSFYQQYDRGTLLLPDEDEVISMYQLGRDTLSNNGYLHYEISNFSKDNYQSEHNLVYWNNHNYLGLGSSAWSNIANIRYHNPLPIAKYIDLYKSKRANTKKKISWHNYLMAKQDVQINSLQNQIEDHIMLGLRKVEGISVDDFNKRFYTDFDELYCKQLKILIHKQLLEKSNSKYRLTNKGLLLANEAIEAFFK; encoded by the coding sequence ATGAAATTATCTGATATCGCTTTATATATTCATATACCATACTGTGTGCAGAAGTGCTACTATTGCGATTTTGCTTCTTACGCTAATTCAGAGGCTACAATAGATGTGTATATCGAAGCTTTAGAAAATGAGTTAATAGAATTAACAAAGGTTGCACCTGAGATATCGGCTAGAACTATCTTTATCGGTGGTGGCACACCTACTGTATTAAATGCTAACCAGCTTCAACGACTATTTAAGATTCTATATAAATATATAAACCTAGAGCATGCTATTGAATTCACCATAGAAGCAAACCCAGGAACAATAACTGTAGACAAGCTAGCAGTTTTAAAAAGCAATAAAATAAATCGTATAAGCTTAGGGGTGCAATCATTTCAAGAGCAAGAGCTACAAGCACTTGGCAGAATTCATAACGTCAATACAGTATATGAAACAATAGCTTTGCTGAAAGCAAACGGCTTTAACAACATAAACCTAGATTTGATGTATGGTTTACCACATCAAACTATTGAAAGCTGGATGAATACTTTAAAAGCAGCTATATCTTTAAAGCCTACCCATATATCGATGTACAATCTTAAAATAGAAGAACATACAAGTTTTTATCAACAGTACGACAGAGGCACTTTGCTTTTGCCTGATGAAGATGAGGTAATTTCTATGTACCAATTAGGTAGAGATACCTTATCTAATAATGGATATTTACATTATGAAATTAGTAATTTTAGTAAAGACAACTATCAAAGCGAGCATAATTTAGTCTACTGGAACAATCATAACTATTTAGGCTTAGGCAGCTCAGCCTGGAGTAATATTGCTAATATTAGATATCATAACCCATTACCAATAGCTAAGTATATAGACTTATATAAGAGTAAACGAGCTAATACTAAGAAAAAAATAAGCTGGCACAACTATTTAATGGCTAAACAAGATGTACAAATAAATAGCCTGCAAAACCAAATAGAAGATCATATTATGCTTGGTTTGAGAAAAGTAGAAGGCATTTCAGTTGATGATTTTAATAAACGTTTCTATACAGATTTTGATGAGTTGTATTGCAAGCAGTTAAAGATATTGATTCATAAGCAACTTTTAGAGAAGTCGAACAGTAAATATAGATTAACAAATAAGGGTTTATTGCTTGCTAATGAAGCTATAGAAGCATTCTTTAAGTAG